Genomic segment of Nitrospiria bacterium:
AAGTGACTCCCCTGACCATGCTCCTGGCCCGATTGCTGGTGAAGATTCGGTCGTCCGGACTGGTGAACATCCTTGCGGGTCGGGTGGTGGCTCCGGAACTGCTTCAATCGAATGCGACCCCGCAAAAAATCGCGGCGGTGGTTCTGGATCACCTGAGGAATCCGGACAAGATGCAGGAGCAAAAGAAATCGCTGGAAGAAGTCCGGGAGAAATTAGGCCTGCCGGGCGCCGCCCATCGTGCGGCCGCGGGTATTCTGAAAATTCTGTCCCAAACCGCACGGACGGTCACGGTATGAAGATGGTTCGCCGGTTGTTCGGTTATCTCAAACCCTATTGGAAGAGCCTGGTCGGCGCCACGGTCTGCGCCGGGGTCGTGGCCCTTCTGACGGCCTCCTACGCCTGGATGGTGAAGCCGATCATCGACGAGATCTTTATTAAGAATCGGTGGGACCTGCTGGTCTGGATCATCCCGGCCATCGTTGCCGTGGGCATTACCAAGGGAGGGTTTAATTACGCCCGGTCTTATTTGATGCGCTATGCCGGGAACCGCGCCATCGCGGCCATTCGACTCGATTTGTTCCAGAAACTGATCCGGATGCCGATCGGATTCTTCAGCCATCAACGGACCGGCCACCTGATGTCCTTGATCGTCAGCGACGCCGGAATGGTCCAGCAGGTGATTGCGACCGTGATCCGCGATCTGTTCCAGCAGTCGCTTACCATGATCTCGCTTGTGGGGGTTCTCTTCTACCTGAATTGGCGGCTGGCGCTGGCCGCGATCGTTGTGGTTCCGTTCTCGACCTATCCCATGAGCCGGATCGGAAAACGGATCCGGCGGATCGCTCATTCCGGCCAGGAGAAGATCGCGGAGTTGTCGACGTTGCTGAACGAAACCCTGTCCGGGGTCCGCTTGATCAAGGCGTTCGGATCCGAGCCGTTTGAAATCGACCGGTTTGACCGCAAGAATCAGGAGTATTTTCAGAAGACGATGAAAACCACGCGTCTCTCCGAGCTGGTGCCGGGGATCATGGAAGGGGCCGGGGCGGTCGCCGCGGCCCTGATCATCGGTGTCGGCGCCTACGAGGTCCGGATGGGGAGGATGACGCCGGGCGGTTTCTTTTCGTTTCTGGGCGCGAGCTGGCTCATGTACGCGCCCGTTCGTCACCTGGCGGCTACCTCGACGATGATCCAGCAGACCATCGCGGCGATCGACCGGATTTTTTGGATGCTGGATCAACCCAGCGAGCAGATCAAGGATCAGGGAAAACAGGTCCTGCAGCCGGTGAAACGGGAGATCACGTTCGAACGCCTCTCTTTTTATTATGAGGGAATGGAGGAAGCGGCCCTTCGGGAGATCGACCTGACGGTCACGGCGGGAGAAGTCGTGGCCTTGGTCGGGAGCTCCGGTTCGGGGAAGACGACCTTGATGAATCTCCTGCTTCGTTTCTATGATCCGACCGAGGGCGTGATCCGCATTGACGGGACGGACCTTCGCGACGTGACCCTGGAGTCCCTCCGTAAACAGATCGGCCTGGTCGCCCAGGAAACCATTCTTTTCGACGATACGGTGGCGCGAAACATCGCGTACGGACTGGGACCGGTCGATCCCAAGCGGGTCATCGAGGCGGCGCGGGCGGCCTACGCGCACGAAT
This window contains:
- a CDS encoding ABC transporter transmembrane domain-containing protein, with translation MKMVRRLFGYLKPYWKSLVGATVCAGVVALLTASYAWMVKPIIDEIFIKNRWDLLVWIIPAIVAVGITKGGFNYARSYLMRYAGNRAIAAIRLDLFQKLIRMPIGFFSHQRTGHLMSLIVSDAGMVQQVIATVIRDLFQQSLTMISLVGVLFYLNWRLALAAIVVVPFSTYPMSRIGKRIRRIAHSGQEKIAELSTLLNETLSGVRLIKAFGSEPFEIDRFDRKNQEYFQKTMKTTRLSELVPGIMEGAGAVAAALIIGVGAYEVRMGRMTPGGFFSFLGASWLMYAPVRHLAATSTMIQQTIAAIDRIFWMLDQPSEQIKDQGKQVLQPVKREITFERLSFYYEGMEEAALREIDLTVTAGEVVALVGSSGSGKTTLMNLLLRFYDPTEGVIRIDGTDLRDVTLESLRKQIGLVAQETILFDDTVARNIAYGLGPVDPKRVIEAARAAYAHEFIQRLPQGYDTMIGERGVRLSGGQRQRLAVARAILRDSPILILDEATSSLDSESEMYIQKALANLLKNRTTFVIAHRLSTVQNASRIVVVEQGRIVEIGRHQDLLLRGGVYKKLYQLQFREQYAETL